CCGCCGAGCAGTCCGCCGAGTCCACCCATCCCACCCATGCCGCCAGCGCCGTCCGCGCCCGCGCCGGCGAAGGGACCGCCCTCCAGAGTGTCGGGGTCGATTTCCGCGCCGTACAGGGGATACTCGTCGTCGATACGCCCCGGCGTGGCGGGCACCTCACGGCCGAGCGCGTCCGACAGAGAGTGGGCCGGGTCCGTCGAGACACACAGCGTAGCGGTCCCGTCACGCGCCGAGGAGAGTGCCGTCGCCGCGGCCATCGTCGTCTTGCCGACGCCGCCTTTGCCCCCGTAGAGGACGTACTCAGGGGCGTCGACCGTCGGCGTCACCGACTCGACCGCCTCAACGTCGATTTCGCTCATACTCGCGGTCGGTCGCCGCGGGACATGGGCCTTGTCCATCGGACGCGGGGCCGGCACGGTTTTGGTGCCGGCCACGTCAGGTCGAGTATGGACAGCGGCGACGAGTTCGACTTCGAGCACCTCCCCACGTCGGGACAGTCGTTCGAGAACGCGCTCGCGAAGGCGCGCTCCGGCGACCGTCTCAGCGTCGACGACGCCATCGAACTGTTCACAACCGGCTCGGCCACCGAAGGCATCGACCCGCGCCGGAAAGAACAGGTGCTCGAAGCCGCAGACAACCGCCGCCGCGAGACGGTCGGCGAGGAGGTCACCTTCGTCGCCAACCTCAACAACAACGTCACCACCGCCTGCAACACCGGCTGTCTGTTCTGTAACTTCAAGGACACCGCCGCGAACTTCGAGGCGGACTCCGATGTCGACCACGTCGGCTTCACGAAGACGCCGGCCGAGTCACGCGCCGCCGTCGAAGCCGCTCTCGACCGGGGCGTCTACGAGGTCACCTCCGTCTCCGGACTCCATCCGGCCTTCGCCCTGAACGAGGAACACCACGAGATTCTCCAGACGTACGAGAACCCCGACAGCGAGGTGAACTACAAGCCGCCGGAACGCTACGACACCGACCCCGGCACCTACGTCGAGCAGATGGAAGCGATGAGCGTCGGCGGCGCACACCTCCACTCGATGACGCCCGAGGAGGTGTACCACGCCGTCCGCGGGACGGAGTGGAGCTACGCCGACGCCTACGCCGAACTCAAGCGGGCGGGACTCGCCTCCGCGCCCGGCACCGCAGCCGAAATCCTCGTCGACGAGGTGCGCGAGATACTCTGTCCGGGAAAGATGGATACCGGGGCGTGGCTCGACGCCATGGAGGGGGCCGACGACGCCGGTCTCTCGACGACGGCCACTATCATGTACGGCCACATCGAGAACGAGGCGCACCGCGCGCTCCACCTGAAGCGCGTGCGCGACCTGCAGGACCGGACGGGCAACATCACCGAGTTCGTCCCGCTGTCGTTCGTCCACGAGACGACGCCCCTGTACGAGCGCGGCATCGTCGACGGGGGAGCGTCCACCAGCGAGGACGAGCTGATGATTGCCGTCTCGCGACTGTTCCTCGACAACATCGACCACATCCAGTCGTCGTGGGTGAAGTACGGCGACACGCAGGGGCTGAAGATGCTCTCGTGTGGCGCGGACGACTTCATGGGGACGATTCTCTCCGAGGAGATTACGAAACGCGCGGGCGGCGACCACGGGGAGTTCCGGTCGTTCGGCGACTACGCGGAGATGATTCGCGCCGTCGGCCGAACGCCCGTCGAGCGGTCGACGGATTACGAGCAGCGCCGGCGACTCCCGGAGACGGGACCGTACGGGCCGAAACTCGGCCCGCGCGCCGACGGGACGCCGATACTCGACACCGGAAGCGCCGCTGCGGCGTCGGGCGCAAACGCGGACGACTGATTATATACCATCCCGCGCCAGCCGGCGCGTGTAACGGGGTCGACTCGTGCGCGCCGAGGCGGGTGTGTGACCGACCGCACGAGAAGGCGAGGTCGCCTGTTAGCTACTGAGAACGGACCGATAGCGGTCGCCGGCGGAAGTGTCGGCAGCGAGTGCCGACTCGATGCGAGGAGAGAGCCAGCCGTCGTCGATGAACCGCTCGTACACCGGGAGCCGCTCGCGGAGTGGGACACCGCCAGCGTCGGCCACGGATTCGAGTTCACGCAGCGCCGGCCACGCGTAGTCGGGGTTGATGTGGTCGTCGGTCACCGGGGAGACGCCGCCGAGGTCGTCGATGCCGCAGTCGAGGAGCTTCGCGACCGGCGCGAGGTTCGGCGGCGACTGAACGCTCACTTCCTCGGGGAGACACGCCCGCGCCATCGCGGTCGTCTCGCGCATGATATCGAGCGCGGGCGCGGGGTCCGTCCACCGCTCGTTGGGCGTCACCGGCTGGACGATTATCTCCTGGATGTGGCCGTACTGCTCGTGGAGGTCACGAATCGCCAGCAGACTCTCCGCGCGGTCGCGGCGCGTCTCCCCGATGCCGACGAGGATACCCGTCGTGAACGGCACGCCCAGTTCCCCGGCCACGCGGAGGGTGTTGAGCCGCTGGCCCGGCGATTTCGCGCGCGGGCCGCCGTGTGCCTGCACGTCTGCCGTCGTCTCCAACATCACGCCCATCGAGGCGTTCAGGTCCGCGACCAGCCCCATCTGCTCGTAGGTCTGGTCGCCGGGGTTCGCGTGCGGAAGCAGGCCGGCGTCGAGTGCCACCTCGCAGGCGGCGCGCAGATACGCGTGGATTGAGTCGTACCCCCACGCGTCGAGCTGGTCGTGAATCTCGGTGTAGCGGTCGTCGGGGTCGTCGCCGAAGGTGAACAGCGCCTCGGTACAGCCGGCATCGGCTCCCCGTTCACAGATGTCGCGCACCTCCTCCAGCGACAACAGCGTCGCCTGCCCGGGGGCGTCGTAGTAGGTGCAGTAGGTGCAGGTGTAGCGACACGCCGTCGTCAGCGGAACGAACACGTTGCGCGCAAAGGTGAGTTCGTCGGCGCTCGCCACGTCGTCCGGCGTCGTCGCGAGCAGCGACTCGACCGCCGTCGGGTCGATATCGACCGTCACGTCGTACTCGTTGAGGCCGGAAATCACGACAGATAGTGACGCCTCTGTGAGCAAAAGTGTGCGGATGCGCGCGAAACGAGGAAATGGACGCGCCGAGCCAGTGACAGTCAGGGTGCCCTCGACCGGCAGTTCCGGATCGGCGCGACCAGCGCGAGCGGGACTCGCGCACTCACTGGTACGGAGTGCTACGGTAAAATGGTTACTCC
This portion of the Halosegnis longus genome encodes:
- the cofH gene encoding 7,8-didemethyl-8-hydroxy-5-deazariboflavin synthase subunit CofH — its product is MDSGDEFDFEHLPTSGQSFENALAKARSGDRLSVDDAIELFTTGSATEGIDPRRKEQVLEAADNRRRETVGEEVTFVANLNNNVTTACNTGCLFCNFKDTAANFEADSDVDHVGFTKTPAESRAAVEAALDRGVYEVTSVSGLHPAFALNEEHHEILQTYENPDSEVNYKPPERYDTDPGTYVEQMEAMSVGGAHLHSMTPEEVYHAVRGTEWSYADAYAELKRAGLASAPGTAAEILVDEVREILCPGKMDTGAWLDAMEGADDAGLSTTATIMYGHIENEAHRALHLKRVRDLQDRTGNITEFVPLSFVHETTPLYERGIVDGGASTSEDELMIAVSRLFLDNIDHIQSSWVKYGDTQGLKMLSCGADDFMGTILSEEITKRAGGDHGEFRSFGDYAEMIRAVGRTPVERSTDYEQRRRLPETGPYGPKLGPRADGTPILDTGSAAAASGANADD
- the cofG gene encoding 7,8-didemethyl-8-hydroxy-5-deazariboflavin synthase subunit CofG codes for the protein MISGLNEYDVTVDIDPTAVESLLATTPDDVASADELTFARNVFVPLTTACRYTCTYCTYYDAPGQATLLSLEEVRDICERGADAGCTEALFTFGDDPDDRYTEIHDQLDAWGYDSIHAYLRAACEVALDAGLLPHANPGDQTYEQMGLVADLNASMGVMLETTADVQAHGGPRAKSPGQRLNTLRVAGELGVPFTTGILVGIGETRRDRAESLLAIRDLHEQYGHIQEIIVQPVTPNERWTDPAPALDIMRETTAMARACLPEEVSVQSPPNLAPVAKLLDCGIDDLGGVSPVTDDHINPDYAWPALRELESVADAGGVPLRERLPVYERFIDDGWLSPRIESALAADTSAGDRYRSVLSS